A region of Desulfolithobacter dissulfuricans DNA encodes the following proteins:
- the galT gene encoding galactose-1-phosphate uridylyltransferase produces MPELRKDPILGRWIIIAKERSKRPTDFIIEDYPTKGGFCPLCPGNEKTTPDEVLVYGREPGMPPNSSSWQLRVVPNKYPALVIEGELDKQAEGLYDRMNGIGAHEVIIETPEHEEHFTYLPHEQMILTFRAYRDRIRDLARDDRFRYVMVFKNYGRAAGASLEHSHSQLIALPVLPRMVSSELDGSLSYYRYKDRCIFCDIIRQEIQQDIRLVCGNELFVTVTPFAPRTPFEMWILPRQHSSSYIEQDDRTMAALTDIFSESLRRLDACIPNVPYNFVLHTQPLRSQPLEHYHWHFEIVPKLTSIAGFEWGSGFYINPMPPEDACRYLREAL; encoded by the coding sequence ATGCCAGAGCTCCGCAAGGATCCTATCCTGGGCCGTTGGATCATCATTGCCAAGGAACGGTCCAAACGCCCCACTGATTTTATAATCGAAGATTATCCGACCAAGGGTGGTTTCTGCCCTCTCTGTCCCGGCAATGAAAAAACCACCCCTGATGAGGTTCTGGTCTACGGCCGGGAGCCGGGTATGCCGCCCAATTCCTCCAGCTGGCAGCTGCGGGTGGTGCCCAACAAGTATCCGGCCCTGGTTATCGAGGGTGAGCTGGACAAGCAGGCCGAAGGGCTTTATGATCGGATGAACGGTATCGGGGCCCACGAGGTCATTATCGAGACCCCGGAGCATGAGGAGCACTTCACCTATCTGCCCCATGAACAGATGATTCTCACCTTCCGGGCCTATCGGGACCGGATCCGGGACCTGGCCCGCGATGACCGGTTCCGCTATGTCATGGTGTTCAAGAATTACGGCCGCGCTGCCGGAGCGTCACTGGAACACTCCCACTCCCAGCTCATCGCCCTGCCGGTCCTGCCGCGCATGGTTTCCTCAGAGCTTGACGGCAGTCTTTCCTATTACAGGTACAAGGATCGCTGCATTTTCTGTGACATCATCCGCCAGGAGATCCAGCAGGACATCAGGCTGGTCTGCGGTAATGAACTGTTCGTGACCGTCACACCCTTTGCCCCGCGAACCCCGTTTGAGATGTGGATCCTGCCGCGGCAGCACAGCTCTTCGTACATAGAACAGGATGACAGGACCATGGCCGCCCTGACCGATATCTTTTCCGAGAGTCTGCGGCGCCTTGATGCATGTATTCCCAACGTGCCCTACAACTTTGTGCTCCATACCCAGCCACTTCGTTCACAGCCGCTGGAACATTATCACTGGCATTTTGAAATTGTTCCCAAGCTGACCAGCATAGCTGGTTTTGAGTGGGGATCGGGTTTCTATATCAATCCCATGCCTCCGGAAGATGCCTGCCGGTATCTGCGCGAGGCCCTCTAG
- the dksA gene encoding RNA polymerase-binding protein DksA, which produces MDKKDLQQFKEQLLDMKQAIISDVEQTLSEISTQSGNIPDPNDRATVESDRSFELRIRGRERKLMDKIDEALHRIEEGTYGICDGCGGEIGIKRLEARPVAELCIDCKTKQEQLEKAQGR; this is translated from the coding sequence ATGGATAAGAAAGATCTGCAGCAGTTTAAGGAGCAGCTGCTGGACATGAAGCAGGCCATTATTTCGGACGTGGAACAGACCCTCTCCGAGATATCCACCCAGAGCGGCAATATTCCTGACCCCAATGACCGGGCTACGGTGGAATCGGATCGCAGTTTCGAGCTGCGTATCCGAGGGCGGGAACGGAAACTCATGGACAAGATCGATGAAGCCCTGCACCGTATCGAGGAGGGTACCTATGGCATCTGTGACGGTTGCGGTGGAGAAATCGGCATAAAACGTCTTGAAGCCCGACCGGTTGCTGAGTTATGTATTGACTGCAAAACCAAACAGGAACAGCTTGAAAAAGCCCAGGGCAGATAG
- the moaC gene encoding cyclic pyranopterin monophosphate synthase MoaC, protein MEAGLKFTHFDASGNARMVDVSAKGETVRRATAEGRITMSEQAFAMVREGTMKKGDVLGVARIAGIMASKKVDQLIPLCHPLAITSADIGFRFSDDGRTIHIEATVGITGRTGVEMEALTAVSVAALTIYDMCKAVDKSMEISDIRLVRKSGGKSGDFCRQEPSESTGHKP, encoded by the coding sequence ATGGAAGCAGGATTGAAGTTCACCCACTTTGATGCCAGCGGCAATGCCCGGATGGTGGACGTGAGTGCCAAGGGCGAGACCGTTCGCCGGGCTACGGCCGAAGGGCGGATTACCATGTCTGAACAGGCCTTTGCCATGGTCCGGGAAGGGACCATGAAAAAAGGCGACGTCCTTGGGGTTGCCCGGATTGCCGGCATCATGGCGTCCAAGAAGGTGGACCAGCTCATACCTCTCTGCCACCCGCTGGCCATCACCAGCGCCGACATCGGGTTTCGTTTTTCAGACGACGGCCGGACCATCCATATCGAGGCCACTGTCGGCATAACCGGCCGCACCGGGGTGGAGATGGAGGCTCTGACCGCAGTATCGGTGGCAGCACTCACCATTTATGATATGTGCAAGGCGGTGGACAAGAGCATGGAAATCTCTGATATCAGGCTGGTTCGCAAGAGTGGTGGCAAGAGCGGAGATTTTTGCAGACAAGAGCCTTCGGAGAGTACAGGACATAAACCATGA
- the dnaJ gene encoding molecular chaperone DnaJ — translation MSRDYYEILGVSRDASMEVIKKSYRKLAMKYHPDRNPDDPEAEARFKEAAEAYEVLSDEQKRRVYDTYGHEGLKNSGYSGPSDDIFSSFNDLFGDLFGFNTRRRNPNGPIQGDDLRYDMEITFMEAVHGTNKEVEITKRETCWTCEGTGARPGYRPQVCPTCRGRGQVLRSQGFFQVSSTCPQCHGRGQVILEPCTDCNGQGLVNRTKKVKINIPAGVDTGAQMRLRGEGEGGRRGGPSGDLYVVLHVQRHEFFERDGQTIYLRYPLPMVQATLGCKVEVPTIHGSTTLEIPAGTQPGQRFTLRGEGVPSLRGRGRGDMVVEVQVQIPRKLTKEQKELLHQFDSTGGQEPEDEGFFSRLFHGHLKKHKKKQQAEEA, via the coding sequence ATGAGCAGAGATTACTACGAGATTCTCGGGGTTTCCCGGGATGCCAGCATGGAAGTGATTAAAAAATCCTACCGCAAGCTGGCCATGAAATATCATCCGGACCGCAATCCCGACGATCCGGAAGCCGAAGCCCGTTTCAAGGAGGCCGCCGAGGCCTACGAAGTTCTCAGTGATGAGCAGAAACGACGCGTGTATGACACCTACGGCCATGAGGGACTGAAAAACAGCGGTTATTCGGGTCCCAGTGACGACATCTTCTCGTCATTCAACGATCTTTTCGGCGATCTCTTTGGCTTCAATACCCGCCGCCGCAATCCCAATGGCCCCATCCAGGGTGATGATCTCCGCTATGACATGGAGATTACCTTCATGGAAGCGGTGCACGGGACCAACAAAGAAGTGGAGATCACCAAGCGGGAAACCTGCTGGACCTGCGAAGGGACCGGGGCCCGGCCGGGCTATCGGCCCCAGGTCTGTCCCACCTGCCGTGGACGGGGGCAGGTTCTTCGCTCCCAGGGATTTTTCCAGGTCAGTTCCACCTGTCCCCAGTGCCATGGCCGGGGCCAGGTCATTCTGGAACCGTGTACTGACTGCAACGGCCAGGGACTGGTCAATCGGACCAAGAAGGTCAAGATCAATATTCCGGCCGGCGTTGACACCGGAGCCCAGATGCGGTTGCGGGGAGAGGGCGAGGGCGGCCGTCGGGGGGGACCCTCCGGTGACCTCTACGTGGTCCTCCATGTCCAGCGTCATGAATTCTTTGAACGGGATGGTCAGACAATCTATCTTCGTTATCCCCTGCCCATGGTCCAGGCGACCCTGGGCTGCAAGGTGGAAGTCCCGACCATCCACGGTTCCACCACCCTGGAAATTCCCGCCGGCACTCAGCCCGGGCAGCGTTTTACCCTGCGCGGAGAAGGGGTGCCCAGCCTCCGTGGCCGGGGTCGGGGAGACATGGTCGTCGAGGTTCAGGTCCAGATTCCCAGAAAGCTCACCAAAGAACAAAAGGAACTGCTGCACCAGTTTGACTCGACCGGTGGTCAGGAACCAGAGGATGAGGGCTTTTTCTCCCGGCTGTTTCACGGTCACCTGAAGAAACATAAAAAGAAACAGCAGGCCGAGGAAGCGTAG
- the rpoZ gene encoding DNA-directed RNA polymerase subunit omega, with product MARITVEDCLATVGDDNRFALIHLAVERIRQHRNGEPYLVEGKNKEVVMTLREIAAGKVTFDNILELPKQRRSAQDAETEESDGAETV from the coding sequence ATGGCTCGTATTACCGTTGAAGACTGTCTCGCCACTGTCGGTGATGACAATCGTTTTGCCCTGATTCACCTTGCCGTTGAACGTATCCGCCAGCACCGCAATGGTGAGCCGTATCTGGTGGAGGGAAAGAACAAAGAGGTGGTCATGACCCTGCGGGAAATCGCGGCGGGCAAGGTAACTTTTGATAATATTCTCGAGTTGCCCAAGCAGCGTCGGTCGGCTCAGGATGCCGAGACCGAGGAATCCGATGGAGCCGAGACCGTCTGA
- a CDS encoding adenylosuccinate synthase, with amino-acid sequence MASVVVVGTQWGDEGKGKIVDLLTKYADCIVRFQGGNNAGHTLVVDGKEFIFHIIPSGILYEDKICMIGNGVIIDPEVLLEEIAGLDAQGLPVTPQRLMISENAHLIMPYHKSLDQAREASLSKGRKIGTTGRGIGPCYMDKVGRFGIKAGDLLDPELFLDKLRSNVEEKNFLLTKKFGAEPVSFDAIRAQFEDFARQLEPFIANVSTTLDTARREGKNILFEGAQGTQLDIDHGTYPFVTSSNTISGNACIGAGYGPAHIDEVIGILKAYTTRVGEGPFPTELPEGDPVGDALQAKGREFGATTGRRRRCGWLDAVVANDAVRLNGLTGLAITKLDVLSGQPVLKIANKYLVEGEEFHCMPGNIRKSALARPVYEEMPGWTEDITRARSLEELPDNARDYIKRIEDITGVAPVIVSVGPDRDETLLLRNPFEK; translated from the coding sequence ATGGCCAGTGTGGTAGTGGTCGGCACCCAGTGGGGAGACGAAGGCAAGGGCAAGATAGTTGATCTGCTGACAAAGTACGCAGATTGTATTGTTCGCTTTCAGGGCGGCAATAATGCCGGTCATACCCTGGTGGTAGACGGGAAGGAATTTATCTTTCACATCATCCCCTCCGGGATCCTCTATGAGGACAAAATCTGCATGATCGGCAACGGGGTGATCATTGATCCCGAGGTGTTACTCGAAGAGATCGCCGGTCTCGATGCCCAGGGACTGCCGGTTACCCCACAGCGGCTGATGATCAGTGAAAACGCCCATCTGATCATGCCCTATCACAAGAGCCTGGATCAGGCCCGGGAGGCCTCGCTCTCCAAGGGCCGGAAGATCGGGACCACCGGCCGGGGGATCGGCCCCTGTTACATGGACAAGGTGGGCCGTTTCGGCATCAAGGCCGGTGACCTGCTCGATCCGGAACTGTTTCTCGACAAACTCCGTTCCAACGTGGAGGAGAAAAACTTTCTCCTGACAAAAAAATTTGGCGCTGAACCGGTATCCTTTGATGCAATCCGGGCCCAGTTCGAGGACTTTGCCCGACAGCTCGAGCCCTTTATCGCCAACGTGTCCACGACCCTGGACACGGCCCGGCGGGAAGGAAAGAACATCCTCTTCGAGGGCGCCCAGGGAACCCAGCTCGATATCGATCACGGAACCTATCCCTTTGTCACCTCGTCCAACACCATTTCCGGTAACGCCTGTATCGGTGCCGGCTATGGTCCGGCCCATATCGACGAGGTCATCGGCATTCTCAAGGCCTACACCACCCGGGTGGGAGAGGGGCCGTTCCCCACTGAGCTTCCCGAAGGCGATCCGGTGGGCGATGCTCTGCAGGCCAAGGGTCGGGAGTTCGGGGCCACCACCGGCCGTCGGCGCCGCTGTGGCTGGCTCGATGCCGTGGTTGCCAACGATGCGGTTCGCCTCAATGGCCTGACCGGTCTGGCGATCACCAAGCTCGATGTCCTCTCGGGGCAGCCGGTCCTGAAGATTGCCAACAAGTACCTGGTGGAGGGGGAGGAGTTTCACTGCATGCCCGGAAATATCCGCAAGTCTGCTCTGGCCCGGCCGGTGTACGAGGAAATGCCCGGCTGGACCGAGGATATTACCCGGGCGCGCTCCCTTGAAGAGCTGCCAGACAATGCCAGGGACTATATCAAACGGATCGAGGATATCACCGGGGTTGCACCGGTTATTGTTTCTGTCGGTCCAGACCGGGACGAGACCCTGCTTCTGCGCAATCCGTTTGAAAAATAA
- a CDS encoding multiheme c-type cytochrome, which produces MKHLKKTFCMVVLGLFAAGAAYATTEQSKDTQNKEAKAINVKCVNCHLKENGSLVKQWQHSPHAAAKDGQIGCYNCHAADKGDALGYEHEGAFIKTILSPRDCGYCHEREVKEMVNSHHATAGQIMASLDNVLGEVICSMEDKADAANGCWQCHGSVVKVLKGKDGKPLKNEAKAVMLDPMTWPNTGIGRLNPDGTKGSCMACHSKHSFRSSVARQPENCGKCHLGPDHPQKEVYEESKHGIAYYSAVREGGMNGMNILKNGTWVLGKDYYTAPTCSTCHMGSYVKLDGGIAQNTHNVGDRISWTLRPKVSVKLNRAIFTDGTVADIPGEIPPQPGQKATYKTFVIENGKWKKISAEKQVEKVISWEDRRNNMKGVCKSCHGMQQVDNFYKQFDALVVTYNEKFAKPAKKLYGMAKKDGLIKGSTFHTDLGWYWWELWHHQGRRARHGAAMQGPDYTHWHGMYDVAEVFYFKFLPELMKLATEHGMTAKYEKAIGEILSRPEHKWRQEGFGTDVMKAIQAEQADRYKQ; this is translated from the coding sequence ATGAAACATTTGAAAAAAACATTTTGCATGGTTGTCCTGGGACTCTTTGCCGCCGGCGCCGCATACGCGACCACCGAGCAGTCCAAGGATACCCAGAACAAGGAAGCAAAGGCAATAAACGTCAAGTGCGTCAACTGCCATCTCAAGGAAAACGGTTCCCTGGTCAAGCAGTGGCAGCATTCGCCCCATGCGGCTGCCAAGGACGGCCAGATCGGCTGTTACAACTGCCATGCCGCCGACAAGGGTGATGCGCTCGGTTACGAGCACGAGGGCGCCTTCATCAAGACCATTCTCTCGCCGCGTGACTGTGGGTACTGCCATGAGCGCGAGGTAAAAGAGATGGTGAACTCCCATCATGCCACCGCCGGCCAGATTATGGCTTCCCTGGACAACGTCCTGGGTGAGGTTATCTGCTCCATGGAAGACAAGGCCGACGCCGCCAACGGCTGCTGGCAGTGTCACGGTTCCGTGGTCAAGGTACTCAAGGGCAAGGACGGCAAGCCGCTCAAGAACGAAGCCAAGGCTGTAATGCTTGATCCCATGACCTGGCCCAATACCGGTATTGGCCGGCTCAACCCGGACGGAACCAAGGGTTCCTGTATGGCCTGCCATTCCAAGCATTCCTTCCGCTCTTCGGTTGCCCGTCAGCCGGAGAACTGCGGCAAGTGTCATCTCGGCCCGGACCATCCGCAGAAAGAGGTTTACGAGGAGTCCAAGCACGGTATTGCCTACTACTCCGCGGTCCGTGAGGGTGGTATGAACGGTATGAACATCCTCAAGAACGGCACCTGGGTACTGGGTAAGGATTACTACACCGCCCCGACCTGTTCCACCTGTCACATGGGTTCCTACGTGAAGCTGGATGGCGGCATTGCCCAGAACACCCATAACGTTGGTGACCGTATTTCCTGGACCCTGCGTCCGAAAGTGTCTGTCAAGCTGAATCGGGCCATCTTCACCGACGGCACCGTGGCTGACATTCCGGGCGAGATTCCGCCGCAGCCCGGCCAGAAGGCAACCTACAAGACCTTTGTTATCGAGAACGGCAAGTGGAAAAAGATCAGCGCCGAGAAGCAGGTCGAGAAGGTTATCTCCTGGGAGGACCGGCGTAACAACATGAAGGGTGTCTGCAAGTCCTGTCACGGCATGCAGCAGGTAGATAACTTCTACAAGCAGTTCGACGCCCTGGTTGTGACCTACAACGAAAAATTCGCCAAGCCTGCCAAAAAACTGTACGGTATGGCCAAAAAGGACGGCCTGATCAAGGGCTCCACCTTCCATACCGACCTGGGCTGGTACTGGTGGGAGCTGTGGCACCATCAGGGACGGCGCGCCCGGCACGGTGCAGCCATGCAGGGACCGGACTACACCCATTGGCATGGAATGTACGATGTCGCCGAGGTATTCTACTTCAAGTTCCTGCCCGAGCTGATGAAGCTGGCCACCGAGCATGGCATGACCGCCAAGTACGAGAAGGCCATCGGCGAGATCCTGTCCCGGCCCGAGCACAAGTGGCGCCAGGAAGGTTTTGGGACCGACGTCATGAAGGCTATCCAGGCCGAGCAGGCAGACCGGTATAAGCAGTAA
- the nrfD gene encoding NrfD/PsrC family molybdoenzyme membrane anchor subunit, with translation MHGLAETATGAIGYAFPNDLHVHWSLMIVLYPYITGIVAGAFIVSSLYHVFHVKALKPIARFSLVFALAFLACATLPLLNHLGHPERAFNMMLTPSPTSAMAGFGYIYSAYAIVLILEILFIYRPTLVVLKDQATGFMRTVYNVLSIGSDNLSSRSLHLDHKIISFLAGLGIPMACVLHGYVGFIFGGVKANPMWATPLMPVIFLLSACVSGIAGIIVAYMFIMKIKGRPVDLECIRTCIKYLWGFFILDFTFEMLELFSHAYMATHHWHALHELYWGPLYISFWVLQVGIFSVIPFFILTFMNLFRIGDGLVKFLAPVVSLMILFQVLLMRWNVVIGGQLMSKSERGSVIFQPQWLEKEGILPAIIIMVLPLVILYILSKVFPFWQEDDPYVSGSAASGE, from the coding sequence ATGCACGGACTTGCTGAAACGGCCACCGGCGCCATCGGATACGCGTTTCCCAACGATCTCCATGTGCACTGGAGCCTGATGATCGTTCTCTATCCCTATATCACCGGGATCGTTGCAGGGGCCTTTATTGTCTCCTCGCTCTATCATGTCTTCCATGTCAAGGCCTTGAAGCCCATTGCCCGCTTTTCCCTGGTTTTCGCTCTGGCCTTCCTGGCCTGTGCGACCCTGCCGCTTCTGAACCATCTTGGTCATCCCGAGCGGGCCTTCAATATGATGCTCACTCCGAGTCCCACCTCGGCAATGGCCGGGTTCGGATACATCTACTCCGCCTATGCCATTGTCCTGATCCTGGAGATCCTCTTCATTTACCGGCCTACCCTGGTGGTGCTCAAGGATCAGGCCACCGGTTTCATGCGCACGGTCTATAACGTGCTCAGCATCGGGAGCGACAACCTGTCGTCCCGGTCCCTGCATCTCGACCACAAGATCATCTCCTTCCTCGCCGGATTGGGTATCCCCATGGCCTGTGTGCTCCACGGTTATGTCGGTTTTATCTTTGGCGGGGTCAAGGCCAACCCCATGTGGGCCACGCCGCTCATGCCGGTAATCTTTCTCCTCTCTGCCTGTGTCTCCGGTATCGCCGGTATCATCGTGGCCTACATGTTCATCATGAAGATCAAGGGGAGGCCGGTGGACCTGGAATGTATCCGCACCTGCATCAAGTATCTGTGGGGGTTTTTCATCCTCGACTTCACCTTCGAGATGCTGGAGCTCTTCTCCCATGCCTATATGGCCACCCATCACTGGCATGCCCTGCACGAACTTTACTGGGGACCGCTGTACATTAGCTTCTGGGTCCTGCAGGTGGGCATCTTCTCTGTGATCCCGTTTTTTATCCTGACCTTCATGAACCTCTTCAGGATCGGGGATGGCCTGGTCAAGTTCCTGGCCCCGGTGGTCTCCCTGATGATCCTGTTCCAGGTTCTGCTCATGCGGTGGAACGTGGTCATCGGCGGCCAGCTCATGTCCAAGAGCGAGCGCGGCTCGGTGATCTTTCAGCCCCAGTGGCTTGAAAAGGAAGGTATTTTGCCGGCCATCATCATCATGGTTCTGCCCCTGGTGATTCTCTATATACTGAGCAAGGTTTTCCCCTTCTGGCAGGAAGATGATCCGTATGTCTCCGGGTCCGCCGCCTCAGGGGAATAA
- a CDS encoding 4Fe-4S dicluster domain-containing protein translates to MMDAIQSEISRDRRAFIKKVLGGTIAGSLLLVIPAGAMDVPEQIPGMREQEGPFIKGKKFVFIVDITRCIGCGSCCVADKNEYQVPDGNYRTWVERYVIDDHDNVYVDSPNGGLDGYQKPRTDIPHPVRDTFFVPKLCNMCEKPSCVQVCPVGATYQTKDGFVLIDQKRCVACSYCVQACPYSVRFINPKTKTADKCTWCYHRVRKGLLPACVNVCPVQARKFGDVNDRNSEVYKILHQPHVVSVLKPGMGNKPSLHYVGLRREVV, encoded by the coding sequence ATGATGGATGCAATTCAGTCTGAGATAAGCCGGGACCGGCGGGCCTTTATCAAGAAGGTGCTTGGCGGAACCATCGCCGGGTCGCTGCTCCTTGTGATTCCTGCTGGGGCCATGGACGTTCCCGAACAGATTCCCGGGATGCGGGAGCAGGAAGGTCCCTTTATCAAGGGGAAGAAGTTCGTCTTTATCGTCGATATCACCCGCTGTATCGGCTGCGGCTCCTGCTGTGTGGCCGACAAGAACGAGTACCAGGTACCGGACGGCAACTACCGCACCTGGGTGGAGCGCTACGTGATCGACGACCATGACAATGTCTATGTCGATTCACCCAACGGTGGGCTGGACGGTTACCAGAAACCACGCACCGATATTCCCCATCCGGTGCGGGATACCTTTTTTGTCCCCAAGCTCTGCAACATGTGTGAAAAGCCGTCCTGTGTCCAGGTCTGTCCGGTGGGGGCCACCTATCAGACCAAGGACGGTTTTGTCCTGATCGACCAGAAACGGTGCGTGGCCTGCTCCTATTGTGTTCAGGCCTGTCCCTACTCAGTGCGTTTCATCAATCCGAAAACCAAGACCGCCGACAAGTGTACCTGGTGCTACCACCGGGTCCGCAAGGGACTCCTGCCGGCCTGCGTCAACGTCTGCCCGGTCCAGGCGCGCAAGTTCGGTGATGTGAACGACAGAAATTCGGAAGTATACAAAATTTTGCATCAGCCACACGTGGTGTCTGTACTGAAACCGGGCATGGGCAACAAGCCCTCGCTCCACTACGTGGGCCTGAGAAGGGAGGTTGTCTAA
- a CDS encoding cytochrome c3 family protein, producing MQPEYKSKYNTHVIRIVLVLAVVAVVGVTVRSMVIPESFGKYGHYRADAIKDEVNRPIRNGTNAACLSCHPYIREMHLEGIHRTVSCEFCHGPVADHVKDGKVVAKLPKKQGEEIKTLCLRCHNKIIRARPKEAIKMISMPEHLEQKHVRTDHNCNQCHNVHSPMMWVLEARAIVGVEEESK from the coding sequence GTGCAGCCAGAGTATAAGTCGAAATACAACACACATGTGATCAGGATTGTCCTGGTCCTGGCCGTTGTCGCTGTTGTGGGTGTGACGGTCCGGTCCATGGTGATTCCCGAGTCCTTTGGCAAGTATGGCCATTACCGCGCCGATGCCATCAAGGACGAGGTCAACCGGCCCATCCGCAACGGCACCAACGCCGCCTGTCTTTCCTGCCATCCCTATATCCGGGAAATGCATCTCGAGGGCATACATCGCACGGTTTCCTGCGAGTTCTGTCACGGGCCGGTGGCCGATCATGTGAAGGACGGCAAGGTCGTTGCCAAACTGCCCAAGAAGCAGGGCGAAGAGATCAAGACCCTTTGTCTGCGCTGTCATAACAAGATTATCAGGGCCCGGCCCAAAGAGGCCATCAAGATGATTTCCATGCCGGAGCATCTGGAGCAGAAGCATGTGCGCACGGATCATAACTGTAACCAGTGTCACAATGTCCACTCGCCGATGATGTGGGTACTGGAGGCCAGGGCCATTGTCGGTGTCGAGGAGGAAAGCAAATGA
- a CDS encoding nitrous oxide-stimulated promoter family protein, translating into MAKQFSSKRMQREARTVEVMIRRYCRDKHGSGQGELCDQCQELLDYAYLRLTHCPFQDGKTTCGKCPVHCYKPGMRQEIQEVMRYVGPKMVLTNPLMALSHALDGLRRKPVKRRSSAA; encoded by the coding sequence ATGGCAAAACAATTCAGTTCAAAACGGATGCAGCGCGAGGCCAGAACCGTGGAGGTGATGATCCGCCGCTATTGTCGGGACAAACATGGGAGTGGTCAGGGGGAGCTATGCGACCAGTGCCAGGAACTGCTTGACTACGCCTATCTGCGTCTTACGCACTGTCCTTTCCAGGATGGCAAGACAACCTGCGGCAAGTGTCCGGTCCACTGTTACAAGCCGGGAATGAGACAAGAAATCCAGGAAGTCATGCGATATGTGGGGCCGAAAATGGTGCTCACCAACCCGCTGATGGCCCTGAGCCACGCCTTGGACGGGCTTCGCAGAAAACCGGTCAAACGGCGCTCCTCTGCTGCTTGA